CTGTTTAGAAACTGAGAGGCTGCAGACAAACATGGATAACTTACTGAAGATTCTAGAAGAAGATGACCTTTCACAATTCGACAGTCAAGAGCTACAGGTGATGGATGCGGAGATGTAAATTGTCCTATTGAGTAGTGCTCAGATCATTTTCTTCACCTAAGCTCAAAATTTGTTTACCAGTTTATCAGGgcacattttaaaagtacagcATTGCAGTTGCAGGTAGTGTATTATTCTTATTATACACATGTAACAGTGAATAAATGCCATTCATCCTTTATTTAGACCTGCTTTGATCAATTCTTGGTTACGGTTCCATGCAATATATTGCAAGAGCTAAGAATAAGAAAAATCATTTAGATGTTTCAAGGTTGACTCTTACTCCCTACAGCAACCAACCAATCGTTTTTCATAGTTAGCTTTATCCACTGTAGGATCATGAGGAGAGGAGACGTATGCTGACAGCATAGGTCATGTGGCAAAAATGACCTGGCTAACTATGTAACCATACCTCAAAGCTCTCTGAAGAGCATACAACTGCACAAAATAATGTTCTCCTGGCTGGAAGCATGCTATTTGCTATATTACAAGATAACACTGGACACCTATTTGAGCATCATGGGAATATgcaaacttcaaaacacagcagctAGGCTGAGAATAGAAACTAAGCCTGCATTTACactgctacattttcatttaaaaatggcgtTTTTTAAAAATGACCTCCATCTAcgctagcattttcacatcatttataaaataattactgtCCTCAATAAAAGGAACGAAAACGCACGTGATGTAGACGTTTTGCCTGCTCTGAGACTGtctgcattttaaatgaaaatacagaagTGTGAACATAGCCTAAGCACCTTGATCTCTGAGGTTATAGTACTACCACTGCCTCACAGTGATGTCCTGTCCTGTGGAAGGGAAAATTGATGTGTGAGCGAACATTTCCATTTACCCAATATGTTCctttttcccttttcttcattTAGGTTGAATTTTGTGCAAAAATTGACATGTTCACACTTAAACAAAAAAGGGTCTTCTATTTGTCAGGGGTTGGGGCCGAGGCTGTGATGGATgagagaaaagacggataacaaaacaactactttaaaaatgatctacagtagattagtttaaatCAGGTTAAGCTAAGATGACACCATACTAGCCTCATATCAATACTAAAACAACTAAGTATGGTAGTATCAGACAATCATCTTCAAGACCACTGACCAGCTGTTTACAGGCCGTTTTACTTCATGTTTGTAAATTGTGGCACTCTAATGCATGCTAGCTTGTTTTATAAcaaggacaaagacacatttttccttaatttacctCTCTGCACCACAGTTTAAATTTAGATTTCaaataattcagatgtgattaaactgcacattgcagactttaatttaagggtatttgcatacatttcggtcaaaCCTTCAAGAAATGACAACACAATGACATAGCattggcaggtctattaaagctgtccTATTTAGGattttgtcgcatatcccttgcatgtgatgactgcttgaagtctgcgatttgTAGACATCACCAtgtgctgagtatcttctctggtgatgctctgccaagcctctaatgcagccatgttacattctgtaaatgtaaattgttatattattccatttttaaGATGGGTTGTAAGTTCTTTACTATTTACACAGATATTTTGtaaaacttaagaaaaaaagatggccaACAATTAATGTCTGAGTTGAAGCAATCCcatggtataaaaaaaaaaaaagtaatgagcCAGCATTCCACCACAGCCCTATGACAAATAACACTTACTGGTGGCAGATAATGCTATAAAggtggttattattatttatttagtatatgCTTTTATCCCTAGGGACTTGAACATACATGCATAcacttctctctattataaaaaaaaatcttggaagggagaccagggagatgagacgtgatcttctcagaagacacttaaaagacccgcgagatgaaagacattggccacggagcgtctcgcggggaccttaaacatgagacttggtggcaagagattgtcccaggaccatctcgcggggacgtggaaccatgagattcttgcaagtcacacactacttacaaccattttcaactaagaccacggtcatcaaaaCTCCCAGTCGTAAAAAGGCTTTTAGCAGACACAGATCTTCTGCTCTCGgttcatataaagcatataaggacaatacgttctagatcaaatgtcaacgactaagcgaagaagaaagagcagcgcagagaaaagagacctaaaagcgttggagagaaaaaaaatgcagataagagataatgaaagcagtggaattcaaaaggctcaaaaaaagaaacgatggcacaatacacatgcagggaaagctaaagaatatgaaaacagtacaattcgaaagtatcaaaaaaaagatactaaagatcgcattagcgcaaacaaacaaattattactcgataaaagggaaaataatcatcacggaccaggtgtaattaaaaaaataggacaaagcaaggtcagaaataaaagacaaagagtagaaaacaggTTCAAAAACGAGGGGGCGCaacacatgcagagctggttagagataatgaaagcagtggaattcaaaagacacaaaaaaaaaaaggcgcgatacacatacagagcaagttacagaatataaaagcagaaaaattcgaaagtatcaaaataatgatagtaaagatcgcattagcacaaacagagaaattattactcggtgaaataacggaaaggctaatagagattgaatatatggacataggtgatatgtcaaaagtatggaaatattgtaaggctttgaagtttaagtcagagacttgtagattgtctaattcgtgttgccatcagggaaaagtagtgtttctttctaCACAATAAGGAGgcatatctgcaagaattaaaagatttaatgTTTGGGGAAAGAGAAATCtacaaacagtcagtcagtcattgtccaacctgctatatcctaacacagggtcacaggggtctgctggagccaatcccagccaacaccgggcacaaggcaggaacaaatcccgggcagggtgccagcccaccacagaatccacaaacactacaggcaaaatatacgagtctacaataatcttttcgccttCATAtcattcagtgctcaaaacatagatttacacaatgATGGACCATAAGCTAAGAGAATCTGTGGTCTCACAACAATTAAAGCAATCACAAGTTTAATTTTTGGcgtgaagaaaccacaattcggtcaggtgtatatttatgatcacggagaagcgatgcaaattttaacaggcgaaaagaaaggtaatgtagtatatattccgctaaaaacattagacaccaaaggagacctTAATataccattcgtattaaaatgtttacagtttcctgttacaatagcttttgctatgacaacaaatcacagggacaaacatttgaaaaagtctgattattagagaaaaagaaacgatattcactcacgggcagttatacgttgcgttgtcacaatgtatctccaaaaactgaattaaaattcaatgtgatcttgaagaaaaggtaattccaaatattatttttactgaagctttaaagtaaaagtgcaaataatgaaattgaaacaattccaaagaaaaaaacaagcttttaaaattgtatatccgattaaccaaatacgggggttggtgaACGACGTgagtagggggcagagcccccaagGATGAAAATGTTCTATTAAAAGTGACAGGTTTTGGCTTAAAATTCATTGGGCTTCTGTCCCTCTTTGTTATTAAGGCCATGGTGAAAGAGCTGACCGCAGCAGTGAGTGAAGCAGAGCAAAAGTTGGAGGTGGCACAGAGATGTAACCAGAGTCTTGAGCAGGATATTCAAAGTAGGTGAGTGAAACTTCCAACAGGGTTTAACTGGCGTGCATTGCAATTTTTACGGCCGATATTTTAGAGTTCTCTACATATGAAACAATAAATAGGTTAACTCTGAAAACTAGTTTTGTGCAAAGGCAAGCATTTTTCCTTAGCGCCCCTAATGATTACATGATGTTTTATTGgcagaacatttaaaagaattaatCTAGCAAGAGTTTTATCTGAGAATGTGGAATTAAATGAggcactttgtgaacttgaaaaaATTAGACAACGCAAAGAGATCTCAACACAGAAACTTCAAGAATACTCTGAACAGCTCAGGTATGGccatgcatgttttgttttttttttttctttctttatactttgccAATATCGCGTGTTTGTTCAGAAGGCAGTATAGCCTAGTGGTTGAGGGGCCACATTGTAAAACTTAAAGAGTTTGTTAACGTGACAGTGTTTCTATTGTAAATGTATGGATACAATTTTATTATTTCGTCTAAAGAGAGCTGTTAAGCAATTATGCAAAAGGTTTTCCTTATAAGACTGAGGTATTCAATATACTTTTACTTTAGTGTAGCAGTTAGAAAAGATGAAGCCCTGCTGCTTCCAGCTAAGAGAAGTACTGTGCTGCAGGCACAATAAGCTCACTTATAACCTGAAGGGTCAGAATGTGGACTCTTTCTAAAATGtgaaatcaaggcaagccatatCAGGCCTTTTTAACCGTTACTACACAAcaaaaaatcattatatttaagACAGaacatgtaaaaagaaaaaaaattacatattttggtTGTCTTCAGATTTAACTAATCCTATTACTTTTATACACAATTTGGAATTGAATTGATtgtgaataatatttttttaattaattcacaaCATGTATACGAGTCcaatcaaaaatataattaaggCACCATATGAAAAACAGAGCTGAAAGATAATAGTTGGAAAAAACTAGCTCatatccaatttaaaaaaaaaaaaaagtgaaaagacctcttacaaaatagttaatcatttaTCCTAAAACACcacagttaaaacagaaacaaagacaGGAGCCTGGGCACTTATTTTATAACAACATTAATTAATTCTTGGCCAAATTCTGCACCAATgccatacaaagattttttttttctaactttagATAATGTTAACTTTTCAAACTTGTTTATGAAGGGTTCATCGGGATTATgccaaataagcaaaataaaataattttaatttta
This region of Erpetoichthys calabaricus chromosome 8, fErpCal1.3, whole genome shotgun sequence genomic DNA includes:
- the LOC114656113 gene encoding uncharacterized protein LOC114656113 isoform X2; this translates as MDNLLKILEEDDLSQFDSQELQAMVKELTAAVSEAEQKLEVAQRCNQSLEQDIQSRTFKRINLARVLSENVELNEALCELEKIRQRKEISTQKLQEYSEQLSLAENEKLEMESEIITLEKEAVALADEKKNLSNLIEEAKQNLSMVELQCEAEEAEVNHLKNEYLQKGTGQSFSKMEREILDERVTKLLHFSEDEGEGSDK
- the LOC114656113 gene encoding uncharacterized protein LOC114656113 isoform X1, translated to MDNLLKILEEDDLSQFDSQELQAMVKELTAAVSEAEQKLEVAQRCNQSLEQDIQSRTFKRINLARVLSENVELNEALCELEKIRQRKEISTQKLQEYSEQLSSLAENEKLEMESEIITLEKEAVALADEKKNLSNLIEEAKQNLSMVELQCEAEEAEVNHLKNEYLQKGTGQSFSKMEREILDERVTKLLHFSEDEGEGSDK